From a single Okeanomitos corallinicola TIOX110 genomic region:
- a CDS encoding tetratricopeptide repeat protein: MKEAKEKGNDAFDLWMYLRNNEANEALEINALEKAREIYQKILDELVALENPLVNDGIATLNNNLGNVAMELRDFVQATAHYQIALNIRNKSGDFHRAAGIYHNLGRVEQLQKHFDQAIYYSKKALEIYEDNKNIYKTGDAYKAAGTYYQLGDIAREQGQLKESLDYSQKAFNIYNKTGNLHDIARIYYQFGNIAYLQEKVDKARDFYNKSLKIYEDAKDWYNTADVYVQLGTLTQRQHQFDDSVAYYKKALKIFEDIKNWDKVATVYHQLGIMSLQEQQFKEAINYCQQSLNIREDIQDWYKAADDYCLLGIIAQIEQQFEMAMTYYKKSLEIFQQFKDWYKIPLTLRELGNVLENLLNWNEAMKMYIQAFELDIEHEKKWINLLIKDLARMLNQLGENQFEAIWREITGEDCAGEIRDAIWSAPDNLK; the protein is encoded by the coding sequence GTGAAAGAAGCAAAAGAAAAAGGTAATGATGCTTTTGATTTGTGGATGTATCTACGCAATAATGAAGCAAATGAAGCTCTAGAAATAAATGCTTTAGAAAAAGCAAGGGAAATTTATCAAAAAATTTTAGATGAGCTAGTAGCACTAGAAAATCCTTTAGTAAATGATGGAATTGCCACTTTAAATAATAATTTAGGCAATGTTGCTATGGAATTAAGAGACTTTGTCCAAGCGACTGCTCATTACCAAATAGCTCTGAATATCAGAAACAAATCTGGAGATTTTCACAGGGCTGCTGGTATTTATCATAATTTGGGTAGAGTAGAACAACTGCAAAAACATTTTGACCAAGCAATATATTATTCAAAAAAAGCTTTGGAAATCTACGAGGATAATAAAAATATATATAAAACAGGAGACGCATATAAAGCGGCAGGTACATATTATCAATTGGGTGATATAGCGCGAGAACAAGGACAATTGAAGGAATCTCTCGACTACTCTCAAAAGGCTTTTAATATTTACAATAAGACTGGTAATTTACATGATATTGCAAGGATATATTATCAATTTGGTAATATAGCCTATTTACAAGAAAAAGTTGACAAAGCAAGAGATTTTTACAATAAATCCTTAAAGATATACGAGGATGCCAAAGACTGGTATAACACTGCTGATGTATATGTCCAATTGGGTACATTAACACAAAGACAACATCAATTTGATGACAGCGTTGCCTATTACAAAAAAGCCTTGAAAATTTTTGAAGATATAAAAAATTGGGATAAAGTTGCAACTGTATATCATCAACTTGGAATTATGTCACTGCAAGAGCAGCAGTTTAAGGAAGCAATTAATTACTGCCAACAATCCCTAAACATAAGAGAAGATATACAGGATTGGTACAAAGCTGCGGATGATTATTGTTTATTGGGTATAATAGCACAGATAGAACAACAGTTTGAAATGGCAATGACTTATTACAAAAAATCATTGGAAATTTTTCAACAGTTTAAAGATTGGTATAAAATTCCATTAACATTGAGAGAATTAGGCAATGTGTTAGAAAATTTATTAAATTGGAATGAGGCTATGAAAATGTATATTCAAGCTTTTGAACTTGATATTGAGCATGAGAAAAAATGGATTAACTTGCTTATCAAAGATTTAGCGCGAATGCTCAACCAATTAGGAGAAAACCAATTTGAAGCAATCTGGCGTGAGATAACAGGTGAAGATTGCGCTGGAGAAATACGTGATGCAATTTGGTCAGCACCAGATAATCTAAAATGA
- a CDS encoding DEAD/DEAH box helicase, with protein sequence MNTPNYSLLLQSLWTPPTTPIAENSHPNHHPPEPTEITEFLGEEILYQQTIPATEPNLKTIPKDLPKQLIKALQSLGITQLYSHQIKALQAIRTGKSFILTSPTASGKTLSTYPGILEGCMNQQHRALAFYGLRALALDQFHKISQLLSTIPQKYRPVLAMITGDVKSAEREQILASEPHILGVTPELIHFQLKQLWKSPNWANFYQRLRYILIDEAHTLSGSYGANMAWLIRRIKLAVDKYGGDSQKLQFIFLSATCGNPKQLALKISGLKPTKLNPKPLIWIRKSGASAPQKQIIVTQPSYNLTADTARIIQFLLNQNKSGIAFCNSRRSVRELTELLKSNQVTAFYSGITSERRAEVVNQLQSGIIKWIIATEALEAGIDLPELECCVLRGWPGSKMAYQQRSGRAGRSQPGLTVLLPNALNPIDCYVAEHPEMLVSGEAEEVFFNDEYPIFAAKHLMCAAAETGIPTNKIKHYFGAAAFDVAKLLLAQGHLHKGRNGLWAKGYPHKDVNFRGGLSQTTIKLIAAISGEELEEISEDIAHREVHPQAIYKRQNAKGQMLTYQCISLDLNSKRAILKQVTDSSIFTVATTISQTSSLTVLTDPVNLPLLFSPDSLEEKKQGEQEQKIKGKVSHKTDILVIGKSVKEEQRIKGEISHSVPLSEVEECQVELTRNKRRPKVVPKATAEMQRSQCVGEAVRSWGCPPGGTAERVSRLVSEAPLLAKLSQREQEAATGATQRNEGLREILRKSCQEYLTLELSFGEVQHITSGYNLMTQIHEQTCLNKRCLNYKEPLPQQPRCPLCRKLTRKAVIVKTLSEEKFKQPFRTQFSAPMVKVTINSSAREYIQQFAKEIRSGLTRSKEPIPSGYQQLWEYSSTFIAMHSFGHQIMRALQLVATVDPKQVNFTVVKELGDGNNYTGYFYDTSDGGNGAAEAVFKHLPKLAEVGRVMARDCNCHTGCAKCLIQHGCPDGNTALLKQMGLVLLDAVAIAET encoded by the coding sequence ATGAACACGCCCAACTACAGCTTATTACTACAAAGCCTGTGGACACCACCTACCACACCCATTGCCGAAAATTCCCACCCCAATCACCATCCCCCAGAACCAACAGAAATCACCGAATTTCTAGGAGAAGAAATACTCTATCAACAAACAATTCCCGCCACCGAACCCAACCTCAAAACCATCCCCAAAGACCTACCAAAACAACTAATAAAAGCCCTACAATCATTAGGAATTACCCAACTTTACTCCCATCAAATCAAAGCCTTACAAGCAATTAGAACAGGTAAAAGTTTTATCCTCACATCCCCTACAGCCAGTGGTAAAACCCTCAGCACATACCCCGGCATTCTCGAAGGTTGCATGAATCAACAACACCGAGCCTTAGCATTTTATGGACTGCGAGCTTTAGCACTAGACCAATTCCATAAAATCTCACAATTACTTTCTACCATACCTCAAAAATATCGCCCAGTCTTAGCAATGATCACAGGAGATGTCAAATCAGCAGAAAGAGAACAAATTCTTGCCAGTGAACCCCATATATTAGGTGTCACTCCCGAATTAATTCACTTCCAACTCAAACAACTTTGGAAATCACCAAATTGGGCAAACTTTTATCAACGATTACGCTACATCTTAATTGATGAAGCACACACCCTTTCCGGTAGCTATGGCGCAAACATGGCTTGGTTAATTCGCCGCATTAAACTAGCAGTAGATAAATACGGTGGTGACTCCCAAAAACTGCAATTTATCTTCCTCAGTGCTACTTGTGGTAATCCTAAACAATTAGCTTTAAAAATCTCTGGTTTAAAACCTACAAAACTCAACCCCAAACCCTTAATTTGGATTCGTAAAAGTGGCGCATCTGCACCACAAAAACAAATAATTGTCACCCAACCGAGTTACAATTTAACTGCTGACACAGCCCGAATAATTCAATTTTTACTCAATCAAAATAAATCAGGAATCGCTTTTTGTAACTCCCGGCGCAGTGTGCGAGAATTAACAGAACTGTTAAAATCAAACCAAGTTACCGCATTTTATAGTGGCATTACGTCCGAGCGTCGAGCCGAAGTAGTTAATCAACTTCAGTCTGGTATAATCAAGTGGATAATTGCCACAGAAGCCTTAGAAGCAGGAATTGATTTACCAGAATTAGAATGTTGTGTATTGCGTGGCTGGCCTGGTTCTAAAATGGCGTATCAGCAACGCAGTGGTAGAGCAGGACGTTCTCAACCAGGACTAACAGTGCTGCTTCCCAATGCTTTAAATCCCATTGACTGTTATGTGGCAGAACATCCAGAAATGCTAGTATCTGGAGAAGCTGAGGAAGTGTTTTTTAATGATGAATATCCCATCTTTGCAGCCAAACATTTGATGTGTGCAGCCGCAGAAACAGGTATTCCCACAAACAAAATTAAACACTATTTCGGTGCAGCCGCTTTTGATGTCGCCAAACTGTTATTAGCCCAAGGACATTTACACAAAGGTCGTAATGGTTTATGGGCTAAAGGTTATCCCCATAAAGATGTTAATTTTCGTGGTGGTTTATCGCAAACAACTATCAAATTAATCGCCGCAATTTCTGGGGAAGAATTAGAGGAAATATCTGAAGATATCGCTCATCGAGAAGTGCATCCCCAAGCTATTTATAAACGACAAAATGCTAAGGGACAAATGCTGACTTATCAATGTATTTCTCTAGACCTGAACAGTAAACGAGCGATTTTAAAACAAGTAACAGATAGTTCAATTTTTACAGTTGCAACTACAATATCACAAACCAGTAGTTTAACTGTGCTGACTGACCCAGTAAATTTACCATTATTGTTTTCTCCAGATAGTTTAGAAGAAAAGAAACAGGGGGAACAGGAACAGAAAATAAAGGGGAAAGTTTCGCACAAAACTGACATCCTAGTCATAGGAAAATCTGTGAAGGAGGAACAGAGAATAAAGGGGGAAATTTCGCATTCTGTACCTCTATCTGAAGTTGAAGAATGTCAAGTAGAACTTACGCGGAATAAACGTAGACCGAAGGTCGTGCCGAAGGCTACCGCAGAGATGCAGAGAAGCCAGTGCGTTGGTGAGGCAGTCCGGTCTTGGGGGTGTCCCCCAGGAGGAACTGCCGAAAGGGTTTCCCGACTTGTTAGCGAAGCTCCTCTGTTAGCGAAGCTCTCCCAAAGGGAGCAAGAGGCAGCAACTGGCGCAACGCAGAGAAATGAGGGTTTGAGAGAGATTTTGCGTAAGTCATGTCAGGAATATTTAACGCTGGAATTGAGTTTTGGGGAAGTGCAGCACATTACCAGTGGTTACAATTTAATGACGCAAATTCATGAGCAGACTTGTTTAAATAAACGCTGTCTCAATTATAAAGAACCCTTACCTCAACAACCGCGCTGTCCCCTGTGTCGTAAACTCACCCGCAAAGCTGTAATTGTCAAAACTTTATCAGAAGAAAAGTTTAAGCAACCTTTCCGTACTCAGTTTTCTGCTCCAATGGTAAAGGTAACAATTAACTCCAGTGCGCGGGAATATATCCAGCAATTTGCAAAGGAAATTAGAAGCGGTTTAACTCGCAGTAAAGAACCAATTCCTTCTGGTTATCAACAGTTGTGGGAATATTCCAGTACCTTCATTGCTATGCACAGCTTTGGACATCAAATTATGAGAGCATTACAGCTTGTAGCTACAGTTGACCCCAAACAGGTGAATTTTACTGTGGTGAAGGAGTTGGGAGACGGTAACAACTATACTGGTTATTTCTATGATACCAGTGATGGTGGCAATGGTGCGGCTGAAGCTGTGTTTAAACATCTGCCAAAACTAGCGGAGGTTGGTAGGGTAATGGCACGAGATTGTAATTGTCATACTGGCTGTGCTAAGTGTCTAATTCAACATGGTTGTCCCGATGGGAATACTGCTTTATTGAAGCAGATGGGGT
- a CDS encoding CHAT domain-containing protein codes for MAKNCLQITHDGNSIQLSWQRGQAIRRTAPAIPFEHPFDQKALDDLRWYLEDYLRQPYGLAPDIAARIERQFQTWGEQLFELVFRSSEKAREFFHESTREGLNNCELVIISDNPEVLNLPWELLYSPSDRLFLAPSLAGMSRSLSDYPIRAEMGDLPADKLNILLVIARPYGEKDIAFKTIARPLLESVSNIRKRVNIKVLRPPSFEQFERELNDKPGFYHIVHFDGHGNFDPNSQGFQHSFGVAGQGVLIFEAFDGSPQIITAAKIAQNLANCRVPIFVLNACKSAQEGEGSFSSVATRLVSLGAKGVVAMAYSVYAQAAKHFMGRLYGELAAGKSLSTAVSAGRKQVLNQPQRPSPKGDKPLQDWLVPVLYQQENYTPFTPANTVDDIESYFEETVSNLVDFSQEGSYGFIGRDYDILRLERAFRQNNIVLLQGMGGVGKTELAGGFARWLDETQGRSFIFFISFEHGATLSNVINHVGRKVWGDKFSQYATEKQQQAVLNYLKNNNCLLIWDNFEPVAGFPVGNEPLLSASERENLQRFLKNLRGGKSWILITSRREESWLGCAYSLVNLQGLREQDVEELAAKILQMVGVDRAKLPKEYLDLLKLLGGHPLSLRVILPHLKTQTPSQLIEALQLGLDTFSGAEEEGRDKSLTVSLDYSFSKLSEKAQRHLPFLGLFSERFYSYWLCIFLLNPDSDFGKAYREICGENLQTNNWETILVEAVEVGIIEHLGNNIYQIHPVLPWYLRQLLIKKSTQAAIWELEKNVLLFYAALAEKYSEQLISNPESTSIMLQLEEPNFLQSLHLAEKNKLWGTVQLILTVLGDVYKLWGRTPEFISLRQRAIKQIGIDEM; via the coding sequence ATGGCGAAAAATTGCTTGCAGATTACTCATGATGGAAATTCGATTCAACTTTCCTGGCAACGGGGACAAGCTATTCGTCGCACTGCACCAGCAATACCTTTTGAGCATCCCTTTGATCAGAAAGCATTAGACGATTTGCGCTGGTATCTGGAAGACTACTTGCGTCAGCCCTATGGACTAGCCCCGGACATTGCAGCCAGGATTGAGCGGCAATTTCAGACTTGGGGAGAGCAGTTATTTGAGTTAGTATTTCGCAGTAGTGAAAAAGCACGAGAATTTTTTCATGAATCTACTAGAGAAGGGTTGAATAACTGCGAATTGGTGATTATTTCTGATAATCCAGAAGTGCTAAACTTGCCTTGGGAATTGTTGTACTCACCAAGCGATCGCCTATTTCTCGCACCTTCTTTAGCAGGTATGTCTCGCAGCCTCAGCGACTATCCTATTCGGGCAGAAATGGGAGACTTACCCGCAGATAAACTGAATATTTTGTTAGTAATTGCCCGTCCTTATGGAGAAAAAGATATTGCTTTTAAAACCATTGCCCGTCCTCTTTTAGAGTCAGTATCAAATATTCGGAAAAGAGTTAATATTAAAGTATTGCGTCCGCCCAGCTTTGAGCAATTTGAACGGGAATTAAACGATAAACCAGGATTTTATCATATTGTTCACTTTGATGGACATGGCAATTTTGATCCCAACAGCCAAGGATTTCAGCATAGTTTCGGTGTTGCAGGACAAGGAGTTTTAATATTTGAGGCGTTTGATGGTTCACCACAAATTATCACAGCAGCAAAAATTGCACAAAATTTAGCAAATTGTCGTGTGCCTATTTTTGTATTGAATGCTTGCAAATCGGCTCAGGAGGGAGAAGGGAGTTTTTCTTCAGTAGCTACGCGCTTAGTGTCTTTGGGAGCTAAGGGTGTAGTAGCAATGGCTTATAGTGTTTATGCCCAAGCTGCTAAACATTTCATGGGGCGTTTATATGGGGAATTAGCAGCAGGTAAAAGCCTCTCAACAGCAGTAAGTGCAGGGCGAAAACAAGTTTTAAATCAGCCACAGCGTCCTAGTCCCAAAGGAGATAAACCACTACAAGATTGGCTAGTGCCAGTGCTATATCAGCAAGAAAACTATACGCCCTTCACACCTGCAAATACAGTTGATGATATTGAAAGTTACTTTGAAGAAACTGTTAGTAATTTAGTGGATTTTTCCCAAGAGGGAAGCTATGGTTTTATTGGACGAGATTACGACATTTTGCGGTTAGAGCGAGCATTTCGCCAAAACAATATTGTACTGTTGCAAGGCATGGGAGGGGTGGGTAAAACTGAGTTAGCTGGAGGTTTTGCTCGATGGCTAGATGAAACTCAGGGACGCTCATTTATATTCTTTATTTCCTTTGAGCATGGTGCAACTTTAAGTAATGTTATCAATCATGTTGGTAGAAAGGTTTGGGGGGATAAATTTTCACAGTATGCAACGGAGAAGCAACAACAGGCTGTATTAAATTACCTGAAAAATAATAACTGTTTATTAATTTGGGATAACTTTGAACCTGTGGCGGGGTTTCCTGTGGGAAATGAGCCGTTATTGAGTGCAAGTGAGCGAGAGAATTTACAACGATTTCTCAAAAATTTGCGTGGTGGAAAGTCTTGGATATTGATTACTAGCCGTCGTGAGGAATCTTGGCTTGGTTGTGCTTACAGTTTAGTAAATTTGCAGGGACTACGTGAGCAAGATGTGGAAGAATTAGCCGCGAAGATTCTGCAAATGGTGGGGGTAGATAGAGCGAAACTTCCCAAAGAATATTTAGATTTGTTGAAACTTTTGGGCGGACATCCGTTATCTTTGCGGGTAATTTTACCGCACTTGAAAACGCAGACACCATCACAATTAATTGAAGCGTTGCAGCTGGGATTAGATACTTTTTCAGGTGCTGAGGAAGAAGGGAGAGATAAATCTCTCACGGTGTCTTTGGACTATTCTTTTTCTAAGTTGTCGGAAAAAGCGCAGCGACATTTACCGTTTTTGGGTTTGTTTTCTGAGCGTTTTTATTCATATTGGCTGTGCATCTTCTTATTAAATCCTGATAGTGATTTTGGAAAGGCGTACAGAGAAATTTGTGGCGAAAATTTACAAACCAATAACTGGGAAACAATACTTGTTGAAGCAGTAGAAGTAGGTATTATAGAACATCTTGGCAATAACATCTATCAAATTCACCCCGTTCTACCTTGGTATTTGCGCCAACTGCTGATTAAAAAAAGTACCCAAGCTGCGATTTGGGAACTGGAGAAAAATGTACTTCTTTTTTATGCAGCACTGGCGGAAAAATACTCTGAGCAATTAATTAGCAATCCAGAATCCACCAGCATAATGTTGCAATTGGAAGAACCAAATTTTTTACAGAGTTTACATCTTGCTGAAAAAAATAAACTTTGGGGTACTGTTCAATTAATTCTTACGGTATTAGGAGATGTATATAAACTCTGGGGACGTACACCTGAGTTTATATCTCTACGACAACGAGCGATTAAGCAAATAGGTATAGATGAGATGTGA
- a CDS encoding type I restriction enzyme HsdR N-terminal domain-containing protein, producing the protein MKNTMQAYKLKGKIDSSGNLVITDPLNLPPGDVEIVVWQATETLDNTTTPASEPAAETPRRRTQIKALQNWFEKTQPAPPDFDPDDPPMLENTVKMVVLAPLLDLAGFYHKPFRIETETGVALEMEDEGTIIRGRIDVLVLKNRLWLLVIESKRSDFAVTRAIPQALAYMLGNEETVLPTFGMITNGNEFLFLKVLEHKYANSRLFSLVNPDNELYRVLQVLKRLGMETIAYC; encoded by the coding sequence ATGAAAAATACTATGCAAGCATACAAACTCAAAGGAAAAATTGATTCATCTGGTAACTTGGTAATTACCGACCCCCTGAATTTACCCCCCGGAGATGTGGAAATTGTAGTTTGGCAAGCTACTGAGACGCTTGATAATACCACAACTCCAGCCAGTGAACCAGCAGCAGAAACACCCAGAAGACGAACTCAAATCAAAGCCTTGCAAAACTGGTTTGAAAAAACCCAACCAGCACCTCCTGATTTTGATCCAGATGATCCGCCAATGCTAGAAAATACGGTGAAGATGGTGGTACTTGCGCCCTTGTTAGATTTGGCGGGTTTTTATCATAAACCGTTTAGGATTGAAACAGAAACGGGTGTGGCTTTAGAAATGGAGGATGAAGGAACGATTATTCGGGGGCGAATTGATGTTTTGGTGTTAAAAAATCGGCTTTGGTTGTTGGTAATTGAATCAAAACGGAGTGATTTTGCGGTGACACGCGCAATTCCTCAAGCTTTGGCTTATATGTTGGGTAATGAGGAAACTGTGCTACCAACCTTTGGCATGATTACCAATGGTAATGAGTTTTTATTTTTAAAGGTATTGGAACATAAATATGCTAATTCACGGCTGTTTTCTTTGGTAAATCCTGATAATGAGCTTTATAGGGTATTACAGGTATTGAAGCGTTTGGGGATGGAAACGATAGCGTATTGCTAA